The Kineosporia corallincola DNA window CGTCGCGGACGACAGTTCCGCCATCCGCCGGGCGAACACCGGGTGCTGCATCCAGGCCCTGGTGAAGCCGGGGCGCTGCGCCCCCTGCCCCGGGCAGAGCAGGGCGACCGGTGCCGGGACGTCGCTCACGACCGCTCCGCGGTGACCTGGCCGAGCCGGAAGCCGACCCCCCGGATGGCTGTGATCCATTCCTTGGCACCGAGTTTCGAGCGCAGGGAGCTGACGTGCGTGTCGATGGTGCGGGTGGACATCGTCGATACCGGAAGGCTGCGCGGGTGCTTCCAGATGTCGACCATCAGCCGTTGCCGGCTGATCACCGACCCCGGCCGCTGGGCCAGGTGCAGGAGCAGGTCGAACTCCATCCGGGTGAGGTCGACGCGGCGGTCCTTCACCCAGACCTCCCGGCTGGCGGTCTCAATACGCAGCGGCCCCGCCGTGACGATCGGGGTGCGGCCCAGGGCCGACGGGTTGACCCGGCGCATCAGCGACTCGATGCGGGCCATGATCTCGGAGGAGCGATAGGGCAGGGTGAGGCAGTCGTCGGCGCCGGCCTCCAGGCCGAGGATGCGACTGAGCTCGTCGCCCTGCGGTGCGAAGGTGATGATCGGCAGATCGTTGGTACGGCGCACGGCGCGGCACAGTGTCACGCCGTCCATGTCCGGCAGATCGAGCTCCAGAAGCATCAGATCGGCATCGAATCGCCTACTCAGTGCTTCTGTTCCATTACTGACGGAAATCACTTCGTGCCCTTGGGAACGGAGGTCCTGGGTCAGTGCCACGGCGTCGCGGGTGGGTCTTCCGACCGCCACAATGTTCACGGATCTCATTCCCCCATAAAGTTTTTCGGCGCGGCACGTCGACAGGGACGGGCGCTCCACGCCGAACGCCGTCATGACGTGCCGATCGTGCCGGTGTCTGGCGACGGCCGGGAGCAACGGCACAGGAATTCCAAAGACGTTTCCTGTGTGACGCTTTCCCGGAGCCGAGCCGATAGCCGACAACTGTTCCTGCTGACGTGCAGCCCCCCACGTGCCCCGCCCCCGCGAGCCACGCTGCTGCCCGACCATCCTAAGACGCTTTGGGGCGATTTGTACTGCCCCGTAGCTTGACAATTCCGGTGTGGCCCGACGCGCATCGTGAAGTGCCTGGTGAGAGACGCCTTTCGGACAGTGCGTGGATGTGAATTTAGCGAACTTGCGGTCTTCTTTGCGAAGATTTTGATGTCCGGTGCTGGGCCCTGGGTGCCCTCCGGCGCAAGATGTTCGGAGTCTCACGGGAATTCCGGGGGCGGTGGTATCGCGGTGTGCCCGGGACGACTCTGTACCGAAGTGGTCCGGGGGGACCGGTCGGGCGCAGCTCGGTCGGGGCCACGGAGAGGCTGGCTGGTGTGAATCGGGTGCTGATCGTTCAGCATGCTGAAGAGGCGGGGGAGACGACGGCGAGATTTCTTCGCCTTCACGGGTTTCAGGTGACCCTGGTGCGGACCGGGACGGAGGCGATCCGCCGGCACCGGCAGGCGGACCTGGTTCTGCTGGCGGCGGATCTTCCGGATCTCGACCCGCTGGCCGTCTGCCGGGCCATCCGGGCGTCCGGCCGGACCCCGGTGGTGATGACGATGGACCAGGGCACCGAGATGGATCGGGTGCTGGCGCTCCAGGCCGGGGCGGCCACGAGTGTCAGTGAGCCCTACGGGCATTGGGAACTGGCGGCGAGGATCGAGGCGGTTCTGCGGCGGGTCGGCCCCAGCTCCGAGGCGACGGACGGCGTGACGGTCCACCGGACCCTGCGCATCGACCCGCGCACCCGGCGGGCCGAGGTGGACGGGCGGGTGGTCGGCCTGACCCGCAAGGAGTTCGACGTGCTGCACCTGCTGGCCTCCCGGCCGGAGGAGGTGGTGTCACGCGAGGAGCTGATGACCCGGGTGTGGCGGGGAGAGGGGGCCACGTCCAGCCGGACCATCGACACCCACGTCAGCAGCCTGAGGACGAAACTCGGTGCCCGATCCTGGATCCGGACGGTCCGCG harbors:
- a CDS encoding response regulator transcription factor: MTAFGVERPSLSTCRAEKLYGGMRSVNIVAVGRPTRDAVALTQDLRSQGHEVISVSNGTEALSRRFDADLMLLELDLPDMDGVTLCRAVRRTNDLPIITFAPQGDELSRILGLEAGADDCLTLPYRSSEIMARIESLMRRVNPSALGRTPIVTAGPLRIETASREVWVKDRRVDLTRMEFDLLLHLAQRPGSVISRQRLMVDIWKHPRSLPVSTMSTRTIDTHVSSLRSKLGAKEWITAIRGVGFRLGQVTAERS
- a CDS encoding response regulator transcription factor; amino-acid sequence: MLIVQHAEEAGETTARFLRLHGFQVTLVRTGTEAIRRHRQADLVLLAADLPDLDPLAVCRAIRASGRTPVVMTMDQGTEMDRVLALQAGAATSVSEPYGHWELAARIEAVLRRVGPSSEATDGVTVHRTLRIDPRTRRAEVDGRVVGLTRKEFDVLHLLASRPEEVVSREELMTRVWRGEGATSSRTIDTHVSSLRTKLGARSWIRTVRGVGFGIGGPGPER